ggggagggagaagaggggagaagtgCCAGCTAGgatccagagcctgaacacctcTGGGTTCTGAGGCAACATGACAACCTCCGGCACGCGTCACCTCACAGCTGAGGACTCTGGATGGTAAACCGGCTCCCTGTGCCTAGCAACAACCACCCTGTTACCAGGGCAACCGCGCTGATTCAGTGGCAAAAGCCATTCCAAGctcctgagccaaagccaagcaGCCAAAGAGCCAAAAGGctacacaaaaaccaaaaaccgaaaaacctttctcttcctttcctccagcCTCTTACCCTTATTCTCTCCTGCTGCATACCACCAAAACATAAGTCCCTTTCATGAGCGCAGAGAAAGATGACCCTCTTTTATTCGGCCACGCACTTCTCCCAGTGAGTGTTGCTGTGCCCCATGCCCCATCTCACCCACTCCCTTCAAGCCTCCAATGCAGGCAACCCTAAGCCGCGGAATCCACTCCTGATTCATCACTCCTTCTTCCATTCAGCCAGATGGCTGTGAGTAGTCCCCCAAAAAGGGGACTCCACTGGGTAACTGGGACGGAATTCAGCTCACAGTAACCCCCGTTAGGCCTGAaccttctctctgtgccttctctTCTGTCACTGTCCAGGCACTGCCCAACTGCCCATTCGCCCTGCCCACAGCTACCCCAAGAAGTCTCTCCGCACACCGTAGGTGTCCGACACAATGAAAAAGGCAGGGGATGAGGTCTGTGGAGAACTGGATTATAGTCCTGCTTGAGCCAATGAGTTGCAAAGACACTGGGTAAGTCTTTTTCCTAACTAGACTTAAATTTCCCTATCTATAGAAGCACAGGCTCCTCCCAGAAACAGAACTCTCCAGTATTCTAAAACACTTGCACTAAAGCGAACAACAGGATTAGAAAGAACAGCTGCGAGCTGAAGTATGTGTGAGAGGAGAGGGACACCCTCTAAAGGGGAGTTGGACTTGAACTCCACCTCTTTTCCAGGAACTCCACTACTTTGTCTGTTCTTCAGAACTGACCCCCGCCCCCATTCCATAACCTCCTTTTCCAGCAAAACTAATCACAGTTGTTTCCATCTCCCAGCCAGACTGGCCTCCAACCCACAGCTGCTTCCCTCTGGGAGTCCTGAAGTTTGGCTCCCTCAGTGGGAAGGTGAGGGAAGCTGGCTTGGGGAAATTCTAATTTAAAGCGGTGGAAATGAAGTATCCTGGCCGCCTAAGGCTCCAGACACCTACAAGCACTGTTCCGCTCTGTGCAAAATATTCCCTGCTCTGAGATTAGTATTTCCCTTCTGTATAGGTAAAACACCTACTTATACAAAAACCTTTGAGAATCCTTCTAGGCATAGTTTTTAACCTCTGGACTTCTCTGAAATTCTGATGAAATCTGTGGGTATTTTCCCTAAGAAAACCCAGCACACACATGAAATCTTTTATGCAATTTTAAGGGGCTCACAGTCCCTCTGAGAATCCATTTAAGACTTCCTGACCTATTCAGCACATAGATGCTgtcatttgttgaatgactgaatgaatgaaaccatCTCCTAAATGGAGAAGAGAACCAGTATTTGTTGAGGGCCTATGTAGCACCATAAAGTAGACAAATTATCTTTTAACTTCACAACAGCACCAGTGAGGTTTACTACTAAGTCCATTTTACTCTTAGAGGAAAGTGAGGAccagaaaaaataagcaaattgttTAGGTAGGTCATACAGCAGAGTCAAAATTTTAATCTATGTCTGTATAAGGTGGTCTCTTGATGCACGTCAATTCCTCAAAACTTCTCTAAATGAGTGTCATTCATGTGATCCTGAAGGTTCAGAAAAGGCccataaaaagataaagtaaagCCTCTCCCCTTATCTTCAGCAAGAGCTCAGATAACAACTTGAAATCGTACTCTCTGGCACTGGAATCATCCTCCTGGTTGGGGCCCCAGAATTGCGAAAATGCAAATCCCACGACACAACAGCAAGGCTTTCAACTACAAGTGCGTTTGTCCAGAGCTTCAGGGTTTATAAAACCCCTACTGGGTGTAACTATCTCATTGCAGAGATTAAGAAATAGAGATGAAACCGTGGCCTAGTTAGTGGCAGGCTGGAATACTTCCCCCAAATTTCTTGTTCTTAGAGTTTCGCCAGATCAGATCAAAGAGACTTCCCCTTCCCATCGGCTTGCTAGATGACTGCGATCTGACCTGGACTCTGCTCTGGGAAGTGCAGGAGGAAACCAGCGAAGGAAACTCAGTCCCGTTATTGCAGACCCGGGAATGGGGCTGAATCCCTGCAGTGGGAAAGCCAGGATTCTAGGCCCcatcccactcctgctcccaccctcgGATCTGCTCGGATCATCCCCCTCCGGACCCTGTCCCTTCCGGTGACCTGTCTagtcccttcctttccccccgccccccaccacccaggaAGACCCCACGCCCTGCAGCTCACCGTGGTCGGGTACTGCTCCCTCTGCCACGCCTGTCAAAGCTCGGCAAACATCCGGCTCCGCAGTAGAACGCGAACCGCCCCCTCCCCGGCGCCTCACTCCCCAACCACTTCCGCCACACCTCCGACCCACTTCCGGTTCGCTGCCCGGTCCAAATATGGCTTTCCAGGATCCCCTCCCACTTCCTGCACGTGCCGGCCTAAGTgccggggcggggctgggggtggtggtggatggGTTCGAAGGGAGAACAGCATAAGTGTCCGGCCCGTCCCTCCCAAAAGAGGTGGTTGGAACAATTAGTTCCGCTTTTCTGATGCTGGAATCCCTGATGGTCCTCTGGAATCCTATGGTTCTTAATGTTCCCGGATGGAGTTTTGCCTCGCCGGTATTCCCCAACTCCCGGATCTGTGCACCGATGAGTCTGACTCTTAGCATTCTTTCCCGACGGGAAATTTGGAAGCCAATGACTGTTTCCGGGAGGAGCGGAGAAGAAGACGTTCACTTCCGGCGGAAGGAGGCTTTTCTGGAGGGATGGAAGAGTCGGAGGAGCTGCTCTCTGAGGGCGAGAAACTGCAGTTGGGTTAGTGACCTGCGGTGTCTCCGACCCTCGGCCCTGGCCTTAGATAGACTTAACGTTCCCTGCCTGGTCAACTCTCTATCTACCACAGGCACTTTTCTTCCCTAGCCCGGGATCTTTCACCGTGCCCTCAGAAGTCTCTGGGGACTTTAGAGTCCTCAAACCCCCTCAAACCTCCGATTTGTCCACGTAGAGCCCTTACAGATCCCTCAGACTGCCGAGGCCTAACCGGATCTGCGGTTTCCCCTCGCACCTGTCCCCACCCTCACGACCTCTCGGGCCGTCCCCTCactgcctccccatctccctgcagCTCCCGACCCGCGCCCGGACTTGAGATGGATCCCTTCTGGACAAGGCTGTGCTCGGGGCCTCAAAGACTTCCCGCCCGGGCTGACCCGGGCCGTCCTCGCTCTAAAGAGCCTGCCCCGGGGCTTGGCCCTTGGCCCTTCACTCGCCGAGGAGCTGCGCTTAGGGGTCTGGTGTGTCGGGGCCCCCTTGCAGCCGGGACTGCTCTGGGGGCCGCTGGAAGAGGAGTCTGTCTCGGAGCAGAAGGGTGAAGAAGTGAAACCACGGCAGGAGGAGGTATTGAAGGCTAGGACTTGTCTTCTCCCTGACTGAAATTTTGGAAGCGGTTCAGTCATCTCTGGGCCTTCTTCAGTTCGTTAGAAAAACCAGGGTACTTCAAGACATAGGCCATAGTTTTGGCCCTTCGCTCCAGGACTGTCTCTCCCCCTCACTTGCGATAGTTAAGGAAGCAGGTGCAGAAAGTTCCTGAAAGCCACATTTATGGTGTCAGGAGTGACGAAAGCCAAGAGCAGAGGTGTTTAGAATTAAAAAGCCGTGGAGTCAAATCCCAGCTTTGTCACCTAGCTGGTGAAATGACGGGTCTCATTCAACTCATTTGTAAGATAAAGGGATGGCcggttttttctttatttgaatctTTTGGGGTTATTTGGAGCAATAGTTGAGATAGTGCAGGTCAAGGATTTCGTTGCATAACaggtcttaaaaagaaaaggtgatgtacctcttactcttttttttggTTGGTCCTCGCTGGAAGGCAGTATTGTGTTCAATTTAGTAATTCTCCACACagtgggagggaggtgaggggggtAGTCTTTTGGTCTTTATTTGCTGAAACATCAGACAACACAGTCCTGTGAAGGCAGAACCAGAGACCATTAACCTTCCAGGGGTTTCATGTTAGATCTGTCTCAGGAAAGGTTacatccttcccccacccccaaccctggtCCCCCCAAACACATGGGAGAAGGACTCTTATTGGTTTATTTCAGGACGTGTCACTAGGCCCATGGGGAGACGTGTGTGCTTGTGAGCAGAGTTCAGGCTGGACCAGGTAAGTTCCAGGAGAGTATGTAGTGAAGATGGTCCTTTTTGAGGCTTTCTGTCATGGCATGAGACAGAACCAGAAGCCCACTGTAATCCCCCGCCCAGTGAGTTTTTGCAGTGAGTGTTCCAAGGGCACGGGGTCTTTAGGACTCGGCCTGCCAGCAGCTGGGACTTTAGGGAGGGCCACCTGAAGAGGGTCTCCTGAGCTAGCTGTTCCTCTGCTTTGCAGTTTGGTGCAGCGGGGCAGGCTGGAGAGTGAGGGGAACGTGGCCCCGGTGTGGGTCAGCGAGAAGCTCCATCTGCAGGTGTACCGGGTCGTACTGCCGGGCTCTGAGTTGCTGCTGTGGCCCCAGCCTCCCTCCGAGGGCCTGAGTCCCACTGAGCCCGGCCTAGAGGAAGAGGCAGCCATGGCTGTGGTGACAGAAGTGGACTCTGGTGTTCAGCAGGAGGTGGACTCTCCAGGGCAAGATGCAGCAGAACCTTGGACAGGTATGTGGCAAATAGATGCTAGTTTTTCAGATTATCACCAGAACACCCTGTTGACAAGACAAAAGCAAAGCTTTGGTTCACGGAGATAAAGGAGAACATTAAAGTGTTAGTAGGTTTTCTGAGGGGAAGGGTGAAGCCTGagtatttattgacattttgaagCCTGGTATAAGGTGGGTCTTTCAGTGTggagtgggggcggggcctgACGGGATTGAATAAAGGATCATGACATAATTGTTGAGGATCCATGGACCCCAGGCTAGAATTTTCAGGCAAGAGGCTCAAAGAGTCTTGGGGGCATAACCTGTCTTTTGATGCTTTCTGTTGCAGAGTATGGGTCTTTTCCTTAGAATGAACAGTATCAGTACTTGCAACTTTTATCTTCCTGAGTAAGTTTTCTGGAATAGTAAGGTCATGTTGATGAAGACAGCAAGCTGTGTATAAGGTTTCCAATTTCTTATGTTTCTTCTACttggggtaggggtggaggtCTGTTTATTTTCAGATGAGCTGAGGTGAAGAGATGGTGGCCTCATTCATCCTAAGTGTGTGTCTTTAGAGGGAGAATAGGGACCTCTGGGATAGCCTTCTCTAGGACGCTGGAGGTTTGGAGCACCATGGTTCCCAAGAGTGCTTCCCCAGGAGGCACCTGAGACTGGACATGAAGATAAGCACAGCCTGTGGTTCATGTTCCAAGGAAGAGATTGGTGTCCTTGCCCCTGCTGAAGTTAGGGGCTGAGTAGGAGGAGACACATATTCTTAAGATTCCCTGGTAACACCACTGCTACCACCTGTTACAGTTTCTCCTAACCCTAGCACCCTGCTCTTGTTTTGCAGATCCTGGTCACCAGTCACCCCCCAGCGTTGAGGGAGAGAGTATAGTAAGCTCTGGACTTAAGCCCCAAACCCAGGATCAACTTTCCAAGGAGAGCCAAGCACTTGGTCTGCCCCCTCAGGAtggtggcagggaggaggaggacccACCCCAGACACAGGAGCCACCTGAGCCTCCGAGCAGCTCTGCTCCCCAGCAGGGCCCAGAGAGCAGTGAGGCCAGTCGCTCGTCTTCTGCCAGGGGCAACCAGCTGCATGCTTACCTGGTCAGGAAGTTACGTGGCCCCTGTGGTCAGTGCCCGCCCAGAGAAAAGACGTCAGAGCCTGGGGCCCAGCAGGCTGAAGAACAGCAGCCCCCTGGCTTCCCTGCACGCTTGCGGAGCCCTCCTGGCCCAGCAGGAAGCTCCCCAAAGCAGAGGCGGCGGTACCGCTGTGGGGAGTGTGGCAAGGCCTTCCTGCAGCTGTGCCACCTGAAGAAGCACGCATTTGTGCACACGGGCCACAAGCCCTTCCTTTGTACTGAGTGTGGCAAGAGCTACAGCTCCGAGGAGAGCTTCAAAGCCCACATGTTGGGTCACCGCGGGGTGCGGCCCTTTCCTTGCCCACAATGCGACAAGGCCTATGGCACCCGGCGAGACCTCAAAGAGCACCAGGTGGTACATTCAGGTGCCAGGCCCTTTGCTTGTGACCAGTGTGGCAAGGCCTTTGCCCGCCGGCCCTCCCTGCGGTTGCATCGCAAGACCCATCAGGTGCCAGCTACCCCTCCCCCGTGCCCGTGCCCTGTGTGTGGGCGGCCCTTGGCCAACCAGGGCTCCCTGCGGAACCACATGCGGCTCCACACGGGGGAGAAGCCCTTCCTGTGCCCGCACTGTGGCCGGGCGTTCCGTCAGCGGGGCAACCTGCGTGGGCATCTGCGACTGCACACAGGGGAGCGCCCTTACCGCTGCCCGCACTGTGCGGATGCCTTTCCCCAGCTGCCTGAGCTGCGGCGCCATCTTATCTCGCACACCGGGGAGGCCTACTTGTGCCCCGTGTGCGGGAAGGCCCTTCGAGACCCACACACGCTGCGCGCTCATGAGCGTCTGCACTCGGGAGAGAGGCCCTTCTCCTGCCCCCAGTGTGGCCGGGCTTACACGCTGGCTACCAAGCTGAGGCGCCACCTCAAATCCCACCTGGCCGACAAGCCCTACCGCTGTCCCACCTGCGGCATGGGCTACACCCTCCCCCAAAGCCTCAAGCGGCACCAACTCAGTCACCAGCCTGGGGCACCCGCCAGCCCACCCTGTGTGCCTCCCACTGCTTCTGAGCCCACTGTGGTACTGTTGCAGACTGAGCCAGAACTGGACACCGGTGGGGAACAGGACGTCTCCGCAGCCCAGGACGTCTTTGAGGTCACCATTTCTGAGAGCCAGGACAAGTGCTTTGTGGTACCTGAGGAGCCAGGCCCTGCCTCCAGCCTGGTGCTCATCCATAAGGACATGGCCTTCAGCGCCTGGGCAGAAGTGGTGGAGGTGGAGACGGGCACCTGACCCTCCCCGCAACTCCCCCAGGGGAGTTCTGTATAAAGCTAGCGTTTTCTAGCTGCTGGGCGTCTGCATCTTTCTGTTTGGGTTGCCGGATGGAATTTAGTCTACTctgagaaggaggggaaggattTCCCTTCCTGTTTATGGACCACCACATTGTTTCCCGACTGTAAGGTAAACCTGTTCCAGGTTTAAGAACTTCTTACTGAGCTCAGTAGAGCTTGTTCTGCTGCTTTCCCCAGGAGCTCCTCAAGGTGCTCTTTAAACGTGGCAGAAgtgaccctcccctcccccatcaggtAGTCCGGTAGCTGGCAGGTCTGCTGCCCTGCTGGGGCGCTTAACACTGGGATCATCACTCCCGTGAGCCCCCTGAGGGACAGGCACTTCCATCTCAAGCCAAATGGAATGACTTGAGGATTAAAAGGACTGAAAagcaactggggaaaaaaagaccagaTGCTGAGCTCAGCTCACGGCTCACAGTTCTAACTTGGGCTCTGGGTGGTTTGGGCAACCTTTCTCACCATCTGAGGGCTGTGaagttggttttctttctgtgcCGATAGACACCAGGCTCCTGGAGGCAGCTAGGGACAGATCTGGAGCCTTTGGAAGACTTGGCCAAAGGCAGCCCTTTTGAGGGAAGGAATGAACACGGATTTTGCGTCAGTAGCGGGCCTGGTCACCCTGGGTGCTGGGACATAGCTATGCGCCAGACCGGGAGACGTCCTTTACAGAGGTCATGATCTAGGGCGGGAAGCATTGGATAAGAGTTTGCAGAGGATCACTAGCTGGTGCTGTGTGGACCTGTTACGTGGGACGCTTTAACTCAGTCTGGGGCATCAGGGACAGCGTCCCCAAGGGATCATGATAATAAACATTCAGCCCTTGTTGTGGACcagttctttgtgtttatttatgtAATCCTCATAGCAGCCCTGTGTGGTTGGGGGTAGTAGTATTctggttttacagatgagaaaacagcttGAAGTGTCCTGCTCAAGGCGGCTCAGCTCCTAGGTAGCAGAGCCGAGAGAAACTCTCCTGGTCTCATGCCAGAGTAAGGCTGTTGACCTTGGCACTGTAGCCCTGCATCACAGCTGTGGTCTGATGGGTGGGAAGGTGGAGGTGCCGGGAACTGCATGTGCGGGAACAGCATGTGCGGGAACCCTGTGGTCAGAGTCTCAATGCTGTGAATGATAGGCCGATGGGGCTGGGGcaaagagcaaggggagggggcgggacTGGATCTCCCCTGTCTTGCTTCGGGAGTTGGGGCTTTATTCTCAGAATATTGAGGAGCTCAATGACCTGCCTAGATTTGTGTTTGAAGAGACCACCGACAGACGGACTGGCTGGGGAGGTGTGGTTGTGGGGAAATCCGTCAGGAGGCTACCGAgtaggtgggtggggaatggggctGTAGCAGTAGAAAAGCAGAGAAGTGAAATCATCCAGCACATGAGCACTGTCTGCATGCTAGTTAGGGAGACAGTGTGGAAACAGCCTCTGTTCTCAGAGTTAATCCTGGTATGCAGagacaataaagaaaacatgtcAGATGATAGTAAACGcagtgaaaaaaagaagaagtttgtGAACTCACAGTGAGGGCAGTTGGAAGCCGGACTGGATTGCTTTGAGGAGTAGGTGGCAAGAGAGGAAGGACTTGGCTTCTTGTTCCTTCTGTCCTGCAGAATAGGTGTGACCCCTGtgtcacagaggaggaagctgtgGGTTGGAGCACAGAAGTAGCTGGCTGAGATCGCACAGCCCGCAAGTGGCAGAGTGACTGATGCATGGCAGGTCTGTCCTCTGGCTTCCCAGCACTCGATCACAATGTCACGGGCAGCCCCGTGTCTCCGGCTTTGCCCCTGACATTTACCCGCACCCACCCCATCCAATAAGCTGTTGACAAAGCATTCTGAAATTGTCCACAGGGAGGAGGGACAACTGGAGATTATTGCACTCTATGGAGAGAAAGGTCATACCATCCAAAGCCTGAAAAACAGCTGTCAGTAGTAGTTTTGAGTGAGCCAGCCCTGTTTCTTGGAGCCCATGTGAGGCTGGTGGGTCCTGTTCTTTTCTAGCTCGTGCTTCCGGCGGGCCAGTGTCTATGTCCGCCTGGTGTTTCTAGGTGTCCTTGGGACATTCTCATCACATGATCCCCAGCTGTGCAGTGAAGGACATCTTCCTCACTCGGTGACGAGCTGCGAAGGCAAGTTGGGTGTGCTTTGGGTTGCTGGAGAGGCCTGTCCACACCCCACAACCCTCCTTAGGCCCAACCCTGGGATGCGCGTGCCCCCTTGCTCCATCCCCCACACAGATGGAGAATTTTTATCTCCACTAAGGCTGTCCCTACGTGATGTAGAGCAGGGTCAGATCAAAGCCAACCAATCGAAAGGCACGTGGTTTGGGAGCCTCTGCTCCGCCAACACTTGGTTAAGACACAAGTGGACATCAGAGGGCACTGTGCAAGCTCCCCGTGTCAGAGGAGGACACAGGCGCCTTGAGAGGAGTCCTTGCCAAGGCCTGAGACCAGTAAGTAGCAGAACCGGGACAGGGCCCAGGTCTTCTGACCCCCAGTGTAGTGCTGCTCCAGTTAAAATGCAGTAACTTTCTTGAAAAGATTGATCACTGGAGTAATTTTCCCATGGAGGAAAGACTCTCCCTTAATGTCAAAAGAATTCTCATTCGTCCTGGCGATAAAGTCCCTTTACTCCCTACTTCTTTTCCTCCATCCCCAGataaagtcactttttttttctcccagataaagtcagttgttttttttttttttaaagattttatttatttatttatttatttgacagagagagatcacaagtagacagagaggcaggcagagagagagagggaagcagactccctgctgagcagagagcccgatgcgggactcgatcccaggaccctgagatcatgacctgagccgaaggcagcggcttaacccactgagccacccaggcacccgataaAGTCAGTTTTAACAGTTCAGTGCATTCGATGCTGAATTTGCTGCTGCTTGCTCAAGGGCAAAGGTGCTATGAAAATGGGGCCGGACACCTGAAACCTGGACGCAGGTTTAGCTCTGGTGTCTACAGCTGCTGAACCAAATGTCAGAAGGTATAGGAGAGTAAGGATCTTTTATTCTCATTTGCAACTTCAACAGTAGCAGAAAATCTTGCAATAGAATA
This DNA window, taken from Lutra lutra chromosome 10, mLutLut1.2, whole genome shotgun sequence, encodes the following:
- the ZNF408 gene encoding zinc finger protein 408 — encoded protein: MEESEELLSEGEKLQLAPDPRPDLRWIPSGQGCARGLKDFPPGLTRAVLALKSLPRGLALGPSLAEELRLGVWCVGAPLQPGLLWGPLEEESVSEQKGEEVKPRQEEDVSLGPWGDVCACEQSSGWTSLVQRGRLESEGNVAPVWVSEKLHLQVYRVVLPGSELLLWPQPPSEGLSPTEPGLEEEAAMAVVTEVDSGVQQEVDSPGQDAAEPWTDPGHQSPPSVEGESIVSSGLKPQTQDQLSKESQALGLPPQDGGREEEDPPQTQEPPEPPSSSAPQQGPESSEASRSSSARGNQLHAYLVRKLRGPCGQCPPREKTSEPGAQQAEEQQPPGFPARLRSPPGPAGSSPKQRRRYRCGECGKAFLQLCHLKKHAFVHTGHKPFLCTECGKSYSSEESFKAHMLGHRGVRPFPCPQCDKAYGTRRDLKEHQVVHSGARPFACDQCGKAFARRPSLRLHRKTHQVPATPPPCPCPVCGRPLANQGSLRNHMRLHTGEKPFLCPHCGRAFRQRGNLRGHLRLHTGERPYRCPHCADAFPQLPELRRHLISHTGEAYLCPVCGKALRDPHTLRAHERLHSGERPFSCPQCGRAYTLATKLRRHLKSHLADKPYRCPTCGMGYTLPQSLKRHQLSHQPGAPASPPCVPPTASEPTVVLLQTEPELDTGGEQDVSAAQDVFEVTISESQDKCFVVPEEPGPASSLVLIHKDMAFSAWAEVVEVETGT